The proteins below come from a single Tsuneonella deserti genomic window:
- a CDS encoding glycosyl transferase family protein: protein MPAGSFTPAQWYALVEHELLLFAGLFFLIGTLDELAVDLIWLRLRLSGRARSAVITDNETCRPLGGIAAVFIPAWREDAVIGVTVRHALRCWPQEDLRLYIGCYRNDPKTVEAVLDAANGDPRLRLVIHGRDGPSTKADCLNRLYRGLEEDERRSGRTARMIVMHDAEDMVDPAALNLLDNEIGAAALVQLPVLPHPLPQSRWIASHYCEEFAEAHGKAMVVRDALGAGLPTAGVGCAIARSALVALDRKRKSDGPFASECLTEDYELGLGISALGGRSRFVRCRTTDGRLVATRACFPARLDWAVRQKARWVHGIAFQSWDRLGWGRHPADLWMRLRDRRGPMTALVLAMGYLLLFLATLGWLGRLAGLGTELPTSPAVTLLLGINVAGFFWRVAWRFAFTAREYGWLEGFRAVLRIPVTNVIAIMAGRRALTGYVASLWGRSPSWDKTSHTVHPAMQIGAETAR, encoded by the coding sequence TTGCCAGCGGGATCATTCACGCCTGCGCAATGGTATGCGCTTGTCGAACACGAACTCCTGCTGTTCGCAGGTCTGTTCTTTCTTATCGGCACGCTGGACGAACTGGCTGTCGATCTGATCTGGCTGCGCTTGCGGTTGTCGGGTCGCGCGCGCTCCGCCGTCATAACCGACAATGAGACATGCCGCCCGCTCGGGGGTATCGCTGCGGTCTTTATCCCCGCCTGGCGTGAAGATGCGGTAATCGGCGTTACTGTGCGCCATGCGCTTCGATGCTGGCCCCAGGAAGATTTGCGTCTCTATATCGGGTGCTACCGCAACGATCCCAAGACGGTCGAGGCCGTGCTGGACGCTGCGAACGGCGATCCCCGCCTGCGCCTCGTCATACATGGCCGGGACGGACCCAGCACGAAGGCTGACTGCCTCAACAGGTTGTACCGTGGTCTTGAGGAGGATGAGAGGCGCTCCGGCCGGACCGCCCGGATGATAGTGATGCACGACGCCGAGGACATGGTTGATCCCGCGGCGCTCAACCTGCTCGACAACGAAATCGGTGCGGCCGCACTGGTCCAGTTGCCGGTATTGCCGCATCCGCTTCCGCAATCGCGATGGATTGCCTCCCACTACTGTGAGGAGTTCGCCGAGGCTCACGGAAAGGCGATGGTGGTCCGGGACGCCCTCGGCGCCGGCCTGCCGACCGCAGGCGTCGGCTGTGCGATCGCACGCTCTGCGCTGGTGGCTCTCGACCGGAAGCGCAAATCCGACGGGCCATTCGCTTCCGAGTGCCTGACCGAAGACTACGAGCTTGGATTAGGAATCTCCGCGCTTGGCGGACGATCGCGCTTCGTCCGTTGCCGCACGACGGACGGACGGCTGGTAGCGACGCGGGCGTGCTTCCCAGCGCGGCTGGACTGGGCGGTTCGGCAGAAGGCCCGCTGGGTTCACGGTATTGCCTTCCAGTCTTGGGACCGACTCGGCTGGGGCCGGCATCCCGCCGACTTGTGGATGCGGTTAAGGGACCGCCGCGGGCCGATGACAGCGCTGGTGCTCGCAATGGGATACTTGCTGCTTTTCCTGGCGACGCTGGGTTGGCTCGGCAGGCTCGCTGGACTGGGAACCGAGCTTCCCACTTCCCCCGCCGTCACTCTCCTGCTGGGAATCAATGTCGCCGGCTTTTTCTGGCGGGTGGCATGGCGGTTTGCTTTCACAGCGCGCGAGTATGGCTGGCTGGAGGGATTCAGAGCCGTGCTGCGCATCCCCGTGACGAACGTCATCGCAATCATGGCGGGCCGTCGTGCGCTCACAGGCTATGTCGCCTCGCTTTGGGGCCGGTCGCCAAGTTGGGACAAGACAAGCCATACGGTCCATCCGGCGATGCAAATCGGCGCCGAGACCGCGCGATGA
- a CDS encoding VOC family protein — MVKYLHTMIRVTDPEATVAFFRLIGLDEVRRFDSEQGRFTLIFLAAPGQEGVAEVELTYNWPPEDGSASEQYGGGRNFGHLAYRVDDIYETCQRLQEAGHTIHRPPRDGHMAFVKSPDGISVELLQDGSLPPREPWKSMPNTGSW, encoded by the coding sequence GTGGTCAAGTACCTGCATACCATGATCAGGGTGACCGACCCGGAAGCCACGGTCGCTTTCTTCCGGCTGATCGGTCTGGACGAGGTGCGCAGGTTTGACAGCGAACAGGGCCGGTTCACGCTCATCTTCCTTGCCGCTCCCGGTCAGGAAGGTGTCGCTGAAGTGGAACTGACCTATAACTGGCCGCCCGAGGATGGCTCTGCTTCGGAGCAGTACGGCGGAGGGCGCAACTTCGGCCATCTCGCCTATCGCGTCGACGATATCTACGAGACTTGCCAGCGGCTCCAGGAGGCTGGCCATACGATCCACCGGCCGCCGCGGGACGGGCACATGGCCTTTGTCAAATCGCCTGACGGGATTTCGGTCGAACTGCTGCAAGACGGCAGCCTCCCCCCACGCGAACCGTGGAAGAGCATGCCCAACACCGGAAGCTGGTGA
- a CDS encoding SIMPL domain-containing protein, whose amino-acid sequence MNEPSDQSSIHPRRFPRDDQSLRLLASAGLLALGLVFGGYLLGNGLLRSKEADRAVTVRGLAQRDVTADLATWTISYSATGTDLTAVQAKVGNDTGTIRKFFASLGFPDSALQPTGANVSSYTDQGILRYTVRQRMALRTNDIARAQRAVARQFDLVARGVLLEEGSGMVYTFTRLDEIKPAMVAEATKDARAAAEQFAKDSNTSVGSIKDATQGYFEIGSRDGEGAGGEWGVSDTPYKKVRVVTTVRFSLD is encoded by the coding sequence ATGAACGAGCCATCCGATCAATCCTCGATTCACCCGCGTCGCTTTCCACGCGATGACCAGTCGCTTCGCCTGCTCGCCAGTGCAGGGCTATTGGCTTTGGGATTGGTCTTCGGCGGCTATCTGCTCGGTAACGGCCTGTTGCGGTCGAAGGAAGCGGATCGAGCGGTAACCGTGCGGGGCCTTGCCCAGCGGGATGTTACCGCTGACCTTGCGACGTGGACGATCTCCTACTCGGCCACCGGGACCGACCTTACAGCCGTGCAGGCCAAAGTGGGCAACGACACCGGCACGATAAGGAAGTTCTTTGCATCGCTCGGCTTTCCCGACAGCGCCCTCCAACCTACAGGCGCCAACGTTTCTTCCTACACCGACCAAGGGATTCTGCGATACACGGTGCGCCAGCGAATGGCCCTGCGCACAAACGATATCGCGCGGGCGCAACGGGCCGTGGCACGACAGTTCGACCTCGTCGCGCGCGGCGTGCTGCTCGAGGAAGGCAGCGGGATGGTCTACACCTTTACCAGGCTCGACGAGATCAAGCCTGCGATGGTTGCCGAGGCTACAAAGGATGCCCGTGCAGCGGCCGAGCAGTTCGCGAAGGACAGCAACACGAGCGTTGGATCAATCAAGGACGCGACCCAGGGATATTTCGAAATCGGTTCGCGCGACGGCGAGGGTGCCGGGGGCGAATGGGGAGTGTCGGACACGCCCTACAAAAAGGTTCGAGTCGTCACGACCGTGCGCTTCTCGCTCGACTAG
- a CDS encoding TorF family putative porin, translating to MLTSIRGLAATTMIAATVLFGSPALAQDGAGASPLTVTGSVALVSDYRFRGVSLSGGDPAVQGGVTITHDSGFYGGTWASSIDDGGTDFYGDAEVDLFGGWSGNVAEGIGLDVGMLYYAYPTNAKGVDAEYFEPYATLSGDLGPVQAKLGVNYAWNQDSLGGNDSLYIHTELNSGIPTTPLTLSAHLGYTDGALAAPLLAGTGDDTGLDWSLGATATVLGPLTLGVSYVGSEGPSIDGLTDDAVVFSLGASF from the coding sequence ATGCTTACGTCCATCCGCGGCCTGGCCGCGACTACGATGATTGCCGCCACCGTGCTATTCGGGAGCCCCGCTCTAGCGCAGGACGGGGCGGGGGCGAGCCCGCTGACCGTCACGGGAAGCGTCGCGCTTGTATCGGATTACCGTTTCCGCGGTGTGTCGCTGTCTGGTGGAGACCCGGCAGTCCAGGGCGGAGTGACGATCACCCATGACAGCGGCTTCTATGGCGGCACCTGGGCATCTTCGATCGACGACGGGGGAACCGACTTTTACGGAGATGCCGAAGTTGACCTGTTCGGCGGCTGGAGCGGCAATGTGGCCGAGGGCATCGGGCTCGATGTCGGCATGCTTTATTATGCCTATCCCACGAATGCCAAAGGCGTTGATGCGGAGTATTTTGAGCCATACGCCACGCTATCGGGCGACCTGGGGCCGGTGCAGGCCAAGCTCGGGGTCAACTATGCCTGGAATCAGGACTCTCTTGGCGGCAACGATAGCCTTTATATTCACACCGAGCTGAATTCTGGCATCCCGACGACCCCGCTCACCCTTTCGGCTCACCTCGGTTATACCGATGGCGCCCTGGCAGCGCCGCTTTTGGCCGGAACGGGCGACGATACGGGGCTCGATTGGTCGCTAGGAGCCACGGCGACCGTATTGGGTCCGCTCACGCTGGGCGTGTCTTACGTCGGCAGCGAAGGTCCTTCGATTGACGGCCTTACCGACGACGCGGTCGTCTTTTCACTCGGGGCGAGCTTCTAG
- a CDS encoding metallophosphoesterase, with the protein MLEPLRKLFRSRETPPRPQPRVPEGTRWYAVGDVHGRLDLFEVLIAAIERDDGAAGPAQSTVVLLGDLIDRGPDSAAVVERARRWQTERRVKMLAGNHEEMFLSGLEDVGILRHFLRHGGRQTAHSYGISRDDYDRATVEEVQIMLAARVPTEHRRFLASAKNYVVAGDYLFVHAGIAPDVPLEDQETHHFRWIREPFLGHPDPHPHFVVHGHTITPTIDERPNRIGIDTGAYHSGRLTALVLEGSERRLIQAVHRGDVIEIEESTAGS; encoded by the coding sequence ATGCTAGAACCCTTGCGCAAGCTCTTCCGGTCACGCGAGACGCCGCCCCGCCCCCAGCCCCGGGTTCCGGAGGGCACTCGCTGGTATGCGGTTGGCGACGTACACGGGCGCCTCGATCTGTTCGAAGTCCTCATCGCGGCGATCGAACGCGACGATGGAGCAGCCGGGCCCGCGCAATCGACCGTGGTTCTCCTTGGCGATCTCATCGATCGAGGGCCTGACAGCGCAGCAGTGGTGGAACGCGCCCGGAGGTGGCAAACCGAGCGGCGAGTCAAGATGCTGGCCGGAAACCACGAGGAAATGTTCCTCAGCGGTCTGGAAGACGTTGGCATCCTGCGACATTTTCTACGCCATGGGGGACGTCAGACCGCACACAGCTACGGCATTTCAAGGGATGACTACGACCGCGCGACGGTTGAGGAGGTGCAGATCATGCTTGCAGCTCGCGTGCCCACCGAACACCGGCGGTTCCTGGCATCCGCGAAGAATTACGTTGTAGCCGGCGACTATCTGTTCGTTCACGCCGGGATCGCTCCCGATGTTCCGCTCGAGGACCAAGAGACGCATCACTTTCGGTGGATCCGCGAACCTTTCCTTGGCCACCCCGATCCGCACCCGCATTTCGTGGTTCACGGACACACTATAACCCCGACGATCGACGAGCGCCCCAATCGTATCGGTATCGATACCGGCGCCTACCATTCGGGGCGCCTTACGGCACTCGTGCTGGAGGGCTCAGAACGTCGGCTTATCCAGGCCGTGCATCGCGGCGATGTCATCGAGATTGAAGAAAGTACGGCGGGTTCCTGA
- a CDS encoding S46 family peptidase, which produces MNRRAFFLSTAVLALAAAPAAADEGMWTFDNFPAAKMKADYGWAPDQAWLNRVQNAAVRLTGGCSASFVSPQGLILTNHHCVASCLFDNSNDASDYLNKGYVADRRDLELKCPGQQAEVVTKITDVTSDVKAVFGTLTGEALTKARDAKIAEIEKAGCTDTATTRCQVVTLFGGGQYKLYTYRKYSDVRLVWAPEDRAATFGGDPDNFNFPRYSLDASFLRAYENGKPVATPNHLKWSPRPPKEGEATFVVGNPGSTNRLFTQSQLAFEREVRLPVTVATYSELRGRLIRAMDESPAHAREGLDELNGIENSLKVYIGRVKALNDPAFTGKLAAAEADLKAKGAGGADPWTTVDAAVTAYRSLYLPMRFTQPSSELYSYAQALVFAAQERTKPNGERLPGYTDSALPLTEKRLLDEKPIYPWLDELTLEWSLSKAREYLGADDPDTKLLLGKASPEGLAQSLVSGSKLADPAVRKALWDGGMKAIRASDDPMIVYALRLADRQRELKQKADAVYTAPLTIAGSQLADARFAAYGDTLYPDATFTLRISYGKVAGWNERGNDVPFMTTMGGTFDRATGSEPYDAPSAFLANKAKIDPATAYDFVTTNDIIGGNSGSPVIDRAGAVIGAAFDGNINSLGGNYGYDGTVNRTVVVSTDAVQEALEKIYPAPALVKELAAK; this is translated from the coding sequence ATGAACCGTCGCGCGTTTTTCCTGTCCACCGCCGTGCTTGCGCTCGCCGCAGCGCCGGCTGCCGCCGACGAAGGCATGTGGACGTTCGATAATTTTCCGGCCGCCAAGATGAAGGCGGATTACGGCTGGGCGCCCGACCAGGCCTGGCTCAACCGGGTGCAGAACGCCGCGGTGCGCTTGACCGGCGGCTGTTCGGCCAGCTTCGTTTCGCCGCAGGGCCTGATCCTCACCAACCACCACTGCGTCGCCAGCTGCCTGTTCGATAATTCGAACGACGCCAGCGACTACCTCAACAAGGGATATGTCGCGGACCGGCGTGACCTGGAACTCAAGTGTCCCGGTCAGCAGGCAGAGGTGGTGACCAAGATCACCGACGTCACCAGCGACGTGAAGGCGGTGTTCGGGACGCTCACCGGCGAAGCGCTGACCAAGGCTCGCGATGCCAAGATCGCCGAGATCGAGAAGGCGGGCTGCACCGACACCGCGACCACGCGCTGTCAGGTCGTCACCCTGTTCGGCGGCGGGCAGTACAAGCTTTACACCTACCGCAAGTACTCCGACGTGCGGCTGGTCTGGGCGCCGGAAGATCGTGCGGCGACCTTCGGGGGCGATCCCGACAACTTCAATTTTCCGCGCTATTCGCTCGATGCAAGCTTTTTGCGAGCCTACGAGAACGGAAAGCCGGTCGCCACGCCGAACCACCTGAAGTGGAGCCCGCGTCCGCCCAAGGAAGGCGAAGCGACCTTCGTCGTCGGCAACCCTGGCTCGACCAACCGCCTGTTCACCCAGAGCCAGCTGGCCTTCGAACGCGAAGTGCGCCTGCCGGTCACGGTGGCGACCTATTCGGAACTGCGCGGCCGCCTGATCCGCGCGATGGACGAGAGCCCCGCCCATGCGCGCGAAGGGCTCGACGAACTCAATGGGATCGAGAACAGCCTCAAGGTCTACATCGGTCGCGTGAAGGCGCTCAATGATCCGGCGTTCACCGGCAAGCTCGCGGCTGCCGAGGCCGATCTCAAGGCAAAAGGTGCAGGTGGAGCCGATCCGTGGACCACGGTTGATGCGGCGGTCACGGCGTACCGTTCGCTGTACCTTCCGATGCGGTTCACCCAGCCTTCGAGCGAGCTCTATAGCTACGCCCAGGCTCTGGTCTTTGCCGCGCAGGAACGCACCAAGCCAAATGGCGAACGCCTTCCCGGCTATACCGACAGCGCGTTGCCACTGACCGAAAAGCGCCTGCTCGACGAAAAGCCGATCTACCCCTGGCTCGACGAGCTGACGCTGGAATGGAGTCTGTCGAAGGCTCGCGAGTATCTCGGGGCGGACGATCCGGACACCAAGCTTCTTCTCGGCAAGGCGAGCCCCGAGGGGCTGGCGCAGTCGCTCGTCAGCGGTTCGAAGCTAGCCGATCCGGCTGTGCGCAAGGCGTTGTGGGACGGCGGGATGAAAGCGATCAGGGCGTCTGACGACCCGATGATCGTCTATGCCCTGCGCTTGGCCGACCGCCAGCGCGAGCTCAAGCAGAAGGCGGATGCGGTCTACACGGCTCCGCTGACCATCGCCGGCAGCCAGCTCGCCGACGCCCGTTTCGCCGCATACGGCGACACGCTCTATCCCGATGCCACCTTCACGCTGCGGATCAGCTACGGCAAGGTCGCCGGCTGGAACGAGCGCGGAAACGACGTACCTTTCATGACCACCATGGGCGGCACGTTCGACCGCGCGACCGGCAGCGAGCCTTACGACGCGCCGTCGGCGTTCCTCGCCAACAAGGCGAAAATCGACCCGGCTACCGCGTATGACTTCGTTACCACTAACGACATCATCGGCGGTAACTCGGGTTCGCCGGTGATCGACCGGGCCGGCGCGGTGATCGGAGCCGCGTTCGATGGCAACATCAACTCACTGGGCGGCAACTACGGCTACGACGGCACGGTGAACCGGACCGTCGTGGTGTCGACCGACGCGGTGCAGGAAGCGCTGGAAAAAATCTATCCGGCCCCCGCGCTGGTGAAGGAACTGGCTGCGAAGTAG
- a CDS encoding N-acetylmuramoyl-L-alanine amidase, protein MARWCSARSCRKAETVDELVHRSVPSPNWDERKLPVSMAVIHYTEMPSVEESLARLIDPQAKVSAHYLISEAGEVIRLVDEDKRAWHAGQSYWRGHPDVNSASIGIELDHPGHALGYREFSEAQLDALVPLLARIVREYDIPRANVVGHSDIAPARKIDPGELFPWDRLAEYKLCLPRPEKLEQGDPFHNDAAFYLALERFGYDITEGRKAVEAFQRRWRPHRIDGEIDGQVRAILFQLLLDRDRGHAR, encoded by the coding sequence ATGGCGCGCTGGTGCTCGGCGCGGTCCTGCCGGAAGGCTGAGACGGTGGACGAGCTGGTTCACCGCTCGGTTCCCTCGCCCAACTGGGACGAGCGCAAGCTGCCTGTCTCGATGGCGGTAATCCACTACACCGAGATGCCGAGCGTCGAGGAATCGCTTGCCCGCCTCATCGATCCGCAAGCCAAGGTCAGCGCCCATTACCTGATAAGCGAAGCGGGCGAGGTCATCCGCCTGGTCGACGAGGACAAGCGCGCCTGGCACGCGGGGCAAAGCTACTGGCGCGGCCATCCTGACGTGAATTCGGCCTCGATCGGGATAGAACTCGATCATCCGGGCCACGCGCTCGGCTACCGCGAGTTCTCCGAGGCGCAGCTCGACGCGCTGGTGCCGTTGCTGGCGCGCATCGTGCGCGAGTACGATATTCCCCGCGCCAACGTGGTCGGACATTCGGACATCGCCCCGGCGCGCAAGATCGATCCGGGAGAGCTGTTTCCGTGGGACCGCCTCGCCGAATACAAGCTCTGCCTGCCGCGTCCCGAAAAGCTGGAGCAAGGCGACCCGTTCCACAACGATGCTGCGTTCTACCTCGCGCTCGAACGTTTCGGTTACGACATCACCGAAGGTCGCAAGGCGGTGGAGGCGTTCCAGCGGCGCTGGCGTCCGCACAGGATCGATGGCGAGATCGACGGGCAGGTCCGCGCGATCCTTTTCCAGCTGCTCTTGGATCGCGACCGCGGCCACGCTAGGTAG
- a CDS encoding histidine phosphotransferase family protein: MNETDPLDLASLLCSRLCHDLLSPVGALTNGLELLADERDPEMRQRCFELLEQSARISADKLKFFRLAFGAAGGFGESVPVDEAKSVIEALVGDARRVELNWALAADRLPKGAVKVLLNFAQMGIDALVRGGTLDVGAESRGGASEIVVRAAGPRIAFDETIGKALEGKLAPRELSSRTAAAHMLSLLADQAGGGLQYMLSDGALVLGAVLPEG, translated from the coding sequence ATGAATGAAACCGATCCGCTCGATCTTGCCAGCCTGCTGTGCTCGCGCCTCTGTCACGACCTCCTCTCCCCCGTCGGCGCGCTGACCAACGGGCTGGAGCTGCTGGCCGACGAGCGTGATCCGGAAATGCGCCAGCGGTGCTTTGAACTGCTTGAGCAGAGCGCGCGGATCAGCGCCGACAAGCTCAAGTTCTTCCGCCTCGCGTTCGGCGCCGCCGGCGGCTTTGGAGAGAGCGTCCCGGTGGACGAGGCCAAGTCGGTGATCGAGGCACTGGTCGGCGATGCGCGGCGGGTGGAACTCAACTGGGCACTTGCCGCCGATCGCTTGCCAAAGGGTGCGGTCAAGGTCCTGCTCAATTTCGCGCAGATGGGCATCGACGCGCTGGTGCGCGGCGGAACACTCGACGTGGGAGCTGAAAGCCGCGGCGGGGCGAGCGAGATCGTGGTGCGAGCCGCCGGCCCGCGCATCGCGTTCGACGAAACGATCGGAAAGGCGCTCGAAGGCAAGCTGGCTCCGCGCGAGCTCAGCAGCCGCACCGCTGCTGCCCACATGCTCTCGCTCCTTGCCGACCAGGCGGGCGGCGGACTGCAGTACATGCTGTCGGATGGCGCGCTGGTGCTCGGCGCGGTCCTGCCGGAAGGCTGA
- a CDS encoding M67 family metallopeptidase — protein sequence MKTIEVSSALIGELIAEAAAAHPHEACGLLLGTNGAVCSIRPCANVHPTPDTHFEIDPRALIDAHRAERGGGPRVLGYYHSHPAGPPEPSATDRAQATADGRVWAIVGEGKVGWWQDTAEGFAALSYLATGG from the coding sequence GTGAAGACGATCGAAGTCTCAAGCGCCCTGATCGGGGAGCTGATTGCCGAGGCGGCCGCCGCGCATCCGCACGAGGCGTGCGGCCTGCTGCTGGGCACGAACGGCGCGGTCTGCTCGATCCGGCCCTGCGCAAACGTTCATCCGACGCCGGATACGCATTTCGAGATCGACCCGCGCGCGCTGATCGATGCGCATCGGGCAGAGCGCGGGGGAGGGCCGCGGGTGCTGGGATACTACCACTCCCATCCCGCCGGACCGCCGGAGCCGTCGGCAACCGACCGCGCGCAGGCCACCGCAGACGGCAGGGTGTGGGCCATCGTCGGCGAAGGGAAGGTCGGTTGGTGGCAGGACACCGCGGAAGGCTTCGCGGCGCTTTCCTACCTTGCGACCGGCGGCTAG
- a CDS encoding RluA family pseudouridine synthase: MGEGEIITGMLASAGRLDRELAGASGLSRERVKALLAEGAVTLDGKAASNPSAKVGGGETFAIALPPPTPLDAEAQDIPLDIVFEDEDLIVVDKPAGLVVHPAAGNLDGTLVNALLHHCAGRLSGINGTLRPGIVHRIDKDTSGLLVVAKSDAAHEGLARQFADHSIERTYLAVCAGHPRPAAGTIEARLGRSDANRKKMAVLSDTASRGKHAITHYRTIRALDGCALIECRLETGRTHQVRVHLASIGHPLLGDPVYGRDPKALRPLLKELHFARQALHAASLGFVHPVTGKRLVFEADLPADMAELIDRTGH, from the coding sequence ATGGGCGAGGGGGAAATCATCACCGGGATGCTGGCGTCCGCGGGCCGGCTGGACAGGGAACTGGCCGGCGCCAGCGGCCTGTCGCGTGAACGGGTCAAGGCTTTGCTTGCCGAAGGCGCGGTGACCCTGGATGGGAAGGCGGCATCGAACCCCTCCGCCAAGGTCGGCGGCGGCGAGACATTCGCCATTGCCCTCCCCCCGCCAACCCCGCTCGACGCCGAGGCGCAGGACATCCCGCTCGATATCGTGTTCGAGGACGAGGACCTCATCGTGGTGGACAAGCCGGCGGGACTGGTCGTCCACCCGGCGGCGGGCAACCTCGACGGCACGTTGGTCAACGCGCTGCTTCACCACTGCGCGGGGCGGCTGTCCGGCATCAACGGCACCTTGCGCCCGGGAATCGTCCACCGGATCGACAAGGATACCTCGGGCCTGCTGGTCGTTGCCAAGAGCGATGCAGCGCACGAAGGGCTTGCGCGGCAGTTCGCCGACCATTCGATCGAACGGACATATCTGGCGGTCTGCGCCGGACACCCCCGCCCTGCCGCGGGCACCATCGAGGCGCGGCTCGGCCGGTCGGACGCGAACCGCAAGAAGATGGCGGTGCTGTCCGATACCGCTTCGCGCGGGAAGCATGCGATCACCCATTACCGGACGATCCGGGCGCTCGACGGGTGCGCGCTGATCGAGTGCAGGCTCGAAACCGGGCGCACGCACCAGGTCCGGGTTCACCTTGCGTCAATCGGTCATCCGCTATTGGGGGACCCTGTCTATGGACGCGATCCCAAGGCCCTGCGCCCGCTCCTCAAGGAGCTTCATTTCGCCCGCCAGGCACTCCACGCCGCGAGCCTGGGCTTCGTCCATCCGGTTACGGGAAAACGGCTCGTCTTCGAGGCGGACCTACCCGCCGACATGGCGGAACTTATCGACCGAACCGGTCATTGA
- the rpoH gene encoding RNA polymerase sigma factor RpoH — protein sequence MKGQGIVSTSKKLSVPALNGEQSLNRYLAEIKKFPILKPEQEYMLAKRYQEHEDSEAAAQLVTSHLRLVAKIAMGYRGYGLPVSDLISEGNVGLMQGVKKFEPDRGFRLATYAMWWIKASIQEFILRSWSLVKMGTTAAQKKLFFNLRRMKKELEAYEDADLHPDDVAKIATTLGVAEQEVINMNRRMMMGGDGSLNVSMRNGEEGAGEWQDWLKDDRPLQDETTAEAEEAMVRHEMLVEAMDSLNEREKHILTERRLTDDPQTLEELSQVYDVSRERIRQIEVRAFEKLQKAMQRIAGERLLPAPVAG from the coding sequence ATGAAAGGTCAGGGTATAGTGAGTACTTCCAAAAAGTTGTCGGTCCCGGCGCTGAACGGTGAGCAGAGCCTCAACCGCTATCTTGCCGAGATCAAGAAATTCCCCATCCTGAAGCCCGAGCAGGAATACATGCTCGCCAAGCGTTATCAGGAACACGAGGATAGCGAGGCTGCGGCCCAGCTCGTCACCAGCCACCTGCGGCTCGTGGCCAAGATCGCCATGGGCTACCGCGGCTACGGCCTGCCGGTCAGCGACCTCATCTCCGAAGGCAACGTCGGCCTGATGCAGGGCGTCAAGAAGTTCGAGCCCGATCGCGGCTTCCGCCTCGCGACTTACGCGATGTGGTGGATCAAGGCGTCGATCCAGGAGTTCATCCTACGCTCGTGGAGCCTCGTGAAAATGGGCACCACCGCGGCCCAGAAGAAGCTGTTCTTCAACCTTCGCCGGATGAAGAAGGAGCTCGAGGCTTACGAAGACGCCGATCTCCATCCGGACGACGTGGCCAAGATCGCGACCACGCTCGGCGTTGCCGAGCAGGAAGTGATCAACATGAACCGGCGCATGATGATGGGCGGCGACGGCTCGCTCAACGTCTCGATGCGCAACGGCGAGGAAGGCGCGGGCGAGTGGCAGGACTGGCTGAAGGACGACCGTCCTCTGCAGGACGAAACCACCGCCGAGGCCGAGGAAGCGATGGTGCGTCACGAGATGCTGGTGGAGGCGATGGACAGCCTCAACGAGCGCGAGAAGCACATCCTCACCGAACGTCGCCTGACGGATGATCCGCAGACTCTTGAGGAGCTATCGCAGGTCTATGACGTCAGCCGCGAACGCATCCGCCAGATCGAGGTGCGCGCGTTCGAGAAGCTGCAAAAGGCGATGCAGCGCATCGCCGGCGAGCGGCTGCTGCCGGCGCCGGTCGCGGGCTGA
- the mtgA gene encoding monofunctional biosynthetic peptidoglycan transglycosylase: MFVIVRFLAKVAVGFVLLSLAFVIIYRFVPVPITATMLMDGNGITKDWEPLSNIDRNLVSAVIAGEDGKFCSHSGFDQEAIEKAIQRNMEGGRIRGGSTISQQTAKNVFLWQGGGYFRKLLEAWFTFLIEHMWGKRRIMEIYLNVAETGIGTYGAEAGAQRYFNHSANRLSRTEAARMAAALPLPKERSVVSPSGFTRRYGNTIAARIGVVRRDGLDSCVYE, encoded by the coding sequence ATGTTCGTGATTGTGCGCTTTCTGGCCAAGGTGGCGGTGGGCTTCGTGCTGCTGAGCCTCGCATTCGTCATCATCTACCGTTTCGTCCCCGTCCCGATCACGGCCACGATGCTCATGGACGGAAACGGCATCACGAAGGATTGGGAGCCGCTTTCCAACATCGACCGCAACCTGGTGAGCGCGGTGATCGCAGGAGAGGACGGCAAGTTCTGCAGCCATTCGGGCTTCGACCAGGAGGCTATCGAAAAGGCGATCCAGCGGAACATGGAAGGGGGCCGGATCCGCGGCGGCTCCACCATCAGCCAGCAGACCGCCAAGAACGTGTTCCTGTGGCAGGGCGGCGGTTACTTCCGCAAATTACTGGAGGCCTGGTTCACGTTCCTGATCGAGCACATGTGGGGCAAGCGGCGGATCATGGAAATCTATCTCAACGTCGCCGAAACCGGGATCGGCACTTACGGCGCGGAAGCTGGGGCGCAGCGGTATTTCAACCACTCGGCCAATCGCCTGTCGCGCACCGAAGCGGCGCGCATGGCCGCCGCGCTGCCGCTGCCCAAGGAGCGCTCGGTCGTCAGCCCGTCGGGCTTCACCCGCCGCTATGGCAACACCATCGCGGCCCGGATCGGCGTCGTCCGGCGTGACGGTCTCGATTCCTGCGTCTACGAGTAG